A single region of the Microlunatus panaciterrae genome encodes:
- a CDS encoding VOC family protein: MIGRLHHVIIDCPDPGGLAAFYAELLGQDITYADEDFAVVAEDARHSGLAFQRAPDHRAPRWPDPGYPQQVHLDVMVDDPVYAVSQVVALGASRLTSPDGGYVFADPAGHPFCLIPRPSWAAPIHPVSD, encoded by the coding sequence GTGATCGGTCGGCTGCACCACGTGATCATCGACTGCCCGGACCCGGGCGGCTTGGCCGCGTTCTACGCCGAGCTGCTGGGTCAAGACATCACCTACGCCGATGAAGACTTCGCCGTGGTCGCCGAGGACGCCCGGCACTCGGGCCTCGCGTTCCAGCGCGCGCCCGACCATCGAGCACCGCGCTGGCCCGACCCCGGGTACCCGCAGCAGGTCCACCTGGATGTGATGGTCGACGACCCTGTGTACGCCGTCTCGCAGGTGGTCGCCCTGGGTGCCAGCCGGTTGACGTCACCGGACGGCGGGTACGTCTTCGCCGATCCCGCCGGCCATCCCTTCTGCCTGATCCCGCGCCCGTCCTGGGCGGCGCCGATCCATCCCGTCAGCGACTGA
- the fdh gene encoding formate dehydrogenase → MGEKTFLGAWPVIRQLRGRDRLGRGAAAMSQKSADLQPRTTTADRVVDSICPYCAVGCGQKVFVSDGKVTQIEGDPNSPISRGRLCPKGSASKQLVTSPGRVTKVRYRRPYGTEWEDLDPDVALDMIADRVVKARKEHWEWESEGRRLRRTMAIASLGGATLDNEENYLMKKLYTALGAIQIENQARIUHSSTVPGLGTSFGRGGATGFQQDLAGADCILIEGSNMAECHPVGFQWVMEAKLRGATIIHVDPRFTRTSAMADLHVPIRAGTDVAFLGGLVNYVLSNELDFREYVVAYTNAAAIVGEEFRDTEDLDGLFSGFDPDSGTYSSDSWQYEGATEAAAAGQRDPHQPGTPDGGQGASSSEAHEAGRAETAGSGGPAVHAKPERDETLQHPRCVYQILKRHFARYTPELVQEVCGISTAQFAAVAEALTSNSGRERTSAFCYAVGWTQHTTGVQNIRTAAILQTLLGNIGRPGGGIMALRGHASIQGSTDIPTLFNLLPGYIPMPHAEQHEDLDAFVAADAGSTGFWGNMRAYTVSLLKSYWGDAATANNDYCFDYLPRLTGDHSTYPTVVDMIEGKVTGYFVVGENPAVGSANGKMQRLGMANLDWLVVRDLAMIESATFWKDGPEIATGELSTEQIKTEVFFLPAASHVEKNGSFTNTQRLLQWHHKAVEPPGDCTSELKFYYDLGVRIRRKLAGSTDEMDRPLLDLTWDYPVEGPDAEPSAEAVLREINGVGPDGKALSAYTELKDDGSTSCGCWIYCGVYADETNQAARRTPGADQSWVAPEWAWAWPANRRILYNRASADPDGKPWSERKAYVWWDAEQGRWTGHDVPDFIPDRAPDYVPPDDARGPDAIGGRDPFIMQTDGKAWLYAPAGLADGPLPAFYEPPESPVVNAVYGQQSSPARGHLEHPANPLNPSQSTVFPYVFTSYRLTEHHTAGGMSRQLPYLSELQPEMFCEVSPRLAAERGLTNGGWATIVTTRGAIEARVLVTDRIRSLRIGDRMVEQVGLPYHWGGNGLSTGDPANDLVNITPDPNVHIQGKVGTCDVRPGRRPRGAEVAPFVEGFRQRAAAELRDRHASENDGNTDTGGPGSSDIGTGDSGAAPLDDDGSRS, encoded by the coding sequence ATGGGCGAGAAGACGTTCCTCGGTGCGTGGCCGGTGATTCGGCAGCTGCGTGGTCGCGACCGGCTCGGGCGGGGTGCGGCGGCGATGTCGCAGAAGAGCGCCGACCTGCAGCCGCGGACCACCACCGCCGACCGGGTGGTGGACTCGATCTGCCCGTACTGCGCGGTGGGTTGTGGCCAGAAGGTGTTCGTCAGCGACGGCAAGGTGACCCAGATCGAGGGTGACCCGAACAGCCCGATCTCGCGTGGCCGACTTTGCCCCAAGGGCAGTGCCAGCAAGCAGCTGGTCACCTCCCCGGGCCGGGTGACGAAGGTCCGCTACCGCCGCCCGTACGGGACCGAGTGGGAGGACCTGGACCCGGACGTGGCGCTGGACATGATCGCCGACCGGGTGGTCAAGGCGCGCAAGGAGCACTGGGAGTGGGAGTCGGAAGGCCGGCGGCTGCGCCGCACGATGGCGATCGCCAGCCTGGGAGGTGCGACCCTCGACAACGAGGAGAACTACCTCATGAAGAAGCTCTACACCGCTCTGGGCGCGATCCAGATCGAGAACCAGGCTCGTATTTGACACTCCTCCACGGTCCCCGGTCTGGGGACCTCGTTCGGCCGTGGCGGTGCCACCGGCTTCCAGCAGGATCTGGCAGGTGCTGACTGCATACTGATCGAAGGCTCCAACATGGCCGAGTGCCACCCGGTGGGCTTCCAGTGGGTGATGGAGGCCAAGCTGCGCGGAGCCACGATCATCCATGTCGACCCGCGGTTCACCCGCACGTCGGCGATGGCCGATCTGCACGTCCCGATCCGGGCGGGCACCGATGTCGCCTTCCTCGGCGGGCTGGTCAACTACGTGCTGAGCAACGAGCTCGACTTCCGCGAGTACGTGGTGGCCTACACCAACGCCGCGGCCATCGTCGGGGAGGAGTTCCGCGACACCGAGGACCTCGACGGGCTGTTCTCCGGCTTCGACCCGGACAGCGGCACCTACTCGTCCGACTCCTGGCAGTACGAGGGCGCCACCGAGGCGGCGGCGGCCGGACAGCGCGACCCGCATCAACCGGGCACGCCCGACGGCGGCCAGGGCGCCAGCAGCTCCGAGGCGCACGAGGCGGGCCGGGCCGAGACGGCCGGCTCGGGCGGTCCGGCGGTGCACGCCAAGCCCGAGCGGGACGAGACGTTGCAGCATCCCCGCTGCGTCTACCAGATCCTCAAGCGCCACTTCGCCCGCTACACCCCCGAGCTGGTGCAGGAGGTCTGCGGCATTTCCACCGCCCAGTTCGCCGCCGTGGCCGAGGCGCTGACCAGCAACAGCGGCCGGGAACGCACCTCGGCGTTCTGCTACGCGGTCGGCTGGACCCAGCACACCACCGGGGTGCAGAACATCCGCACGGCAGCGATCCTGCAGACGCTGCTCGGCAACATCGGACGACCCGGCGGCGGCATCATGGCGCTGCGCGGGCACGCGAGCATCCAGGGCTCGACGGACATCCCCACCCTGTTCAACCTGCTGCCGGGCTACATCCCGATGCCGCACGCCGAGCAGCACGAGGACCTGGACGCCTTCGTCGCCGCCGACGCCGGCAGCACCGGTTTCTGGGGCAATATGCGGGCCTACACCGTCAGTCTGCTGAAGTCCTACTGGGGTGATGCCGCCACTGCGAACAACGACTACTGCTTCGACTACCTGCCCCGGCTGACCGGTGACCACTCCACCTACCCGACCGTGGTGGACATGATCGAGGGCAAGGTCACGGGCTACTTCGTGGTCGGGGAGAACCCGGCGGTGGGGTCGGCCAACGGCAAGATGCAGCGCCTCGGGATGGCCAACCTCGACTGGCTGGTGGTGCGCGACCTGGCGATGATCGAGTCGGCGACCTTCTGGAAGGACGGCCCGGAGATCGCCACCGGCGAGCTCAGCACGGAGCAGATCAAGACCGAGGTGTTCTTCCTGCCGGCCGCCTCCCATGTGGAGAAGAACGGCTCGTTCACCAACACCCAGCGACTGCTGCAGTGGCACCACAAGGCGGTCGAGCCGCCCGGCGACTGCACCAGCGAGCTGAAGTTCTACTACGACCTGGGCGTGCGGATCCGGCGGAAGCTGGCCGGGTCCACCGACGAGATGGACCGGCCGCTGCTGGACCTGACCTGGGACTACCCGGTGGAGGGGCCCGACGCGGAGCCCAGTGCCGAGGCGGTGCTGCGTGAGATCAACGGGGTCGGCCCGGACGGCAAGGCGTTGTCGGCCTACACCGAGCTGAAGGATGACGGGTCGACCAGCTGCGGTTGCTGGATCTACTGCGGCGTCTACGCCGACGAGACCAACCAGGCGGCCCGGCGGACCCCCGGCGCCGACCAGAGCTGGGTCGCTCCGGAGTGGGCGTGGGCCTGGCCCGCCAACCGCCGGATCCTCTACAACCGGGCCTCTGCCGACCCCGACGGGAAACCGTGGAGCGAGCGCAAGGCCTACGTCTGGTGGGACGCCGAGCAGGGCCGCTGGACCGGCCACGACGTGCCCGACTTCATCCCCGACCGGGCGCCGGACTATGTTCCGCCGGATGACGCGCGCGGACCGGATGCGATCGGTGGCCGTGATCCGTTCATCATGCAGACCGACGGGAAGGCCTGGCTGTACGCTCCGGCGGGCCTCGCCGACGGCCCGCTGCCGGCGTTCTACGAGCCGCCCGAGTCGCCCGTCGTCAACGCCGTCTATGGCCAGCAGAGCAGCCCGGCGCGGGGCCACCTCGAGCATCCGGCCAACCCGCTGAACCCGTCGCAGAGCACCGTGTTCCCGTACGTCTTCACCAGCTACCGGTTGACCGAGCACCACACCGCCGGCGGGATGAGCCGGCAGCTGCCCTACCTGTCCGAGCTGCAACCGGAGATGTTCTGCGAGGTCTCGCCGCGGCTGGCTGCCGAGCGAGGTCTGACCAACGGCGGCTGGGCGACCATCGTCACCACCCGCGGCGCCATCGAGGCCCGGGTGCTGGTGACCGATCGGATCCGCTCGCTGCGGATCGGCGACCGGATGGTCGAGCAGGTGGGACTGCCCTACCACTGGGGTGGCAACGGCCTCAGCACCGGTGACCCGGCGAATGACCTGGTCAACATCACACCGGACCCCAACGTGCACATCCAGGGAAAGGTCGGCACCTGTGACGTCCGACCCGGCCGCCGGCCGCGCGGTGCCGAGGTGGCTCCGTTCGTGGAGGGCTTCCGCCAACGGGCCGCGGCCGAGCTTCGGGATCGGCACGCGTCCGAGAACGACGGGAACACCGATACAGGGGGCCCCGGCAGCAGTGACATCGGCACCGGGGACAGCGGTGCCGCCCCGCTCGACGACGATGGGAGCCGTTCGTGA
- a CDS encoding response regulator, which produces MAQSGRVLLVDDIPGERINFQAAFGAELGVARDVGQLEARLRDGHQWSVAFVDFNLNSADSTGLTALLRLHHERPETRIVTYSQFNEGGRTLYAAAARHWFGADALLDKTRNEPESLIAYVHELTAGRNPTPQRWQQRLQSAHLIDSLLADASWVRIWAAIREASGDMALVAKILDVGVSSLRSFKDRATEAAIAFNEKFHDQPHPGYSRNKKGILSSFAAEHRHFLTAPDLSTVMSPGTRRR; this is translated from the coding sequence ATGGCACAGTCGGGTCGGGTGCTGCTGGTCGACGACATACCGGGGGAACGGATCAACTTCCAGGCGGCGTTCGGCGCCGAGCTCGGGGTGGCTCGTGACGTCGGACAGCTCGAGGCGCGGCTGCGTGACGGTCATCAGTGGTCGGTGGCCTTCGTCGACTTCAACCTCAACTCGGCCGACAGCACCGGGCTGACCGCGCTCCTGCGCCTGCACCACGAACGGCCCGAGACCCGGATCGTCACCTACAGCCAGTTCAACGAGGGAGGCCGCACGCTGTATGCGGCAGCCGCCAGGCACTGGTTCGGCGCCGATGCCCTGCTGGACAAGACCCGGAACGAGCCCGAGTCGCTGATCGCCTACGTCCACGAGCTGACCGCCGGCCGAAACCCGACGCCGCAGCGCTGGCAGCAGCGGCTGCAGTCGGCACACCTGATCGACAGCCTGCTCGCCGATGCGAGCTGGGTGCGGATCTGGGCGGCGATCCGCGAGGCCAGCGGCGACATGGCCCTGGTCGCGAAGATCCTCGATGTGGGGGTGAGCAGCCTACGCAGCTTCAAGGACCGGGCGACCGAGGCGGCGATCGCCTTCAACGAGAAGTTCCATGATCAGCCGCATCCGGGCTACAGCCGCAATAAGAAAGGGATCCTGAGCTCGTTCGCCGCGGAGCATCGGCATTTCCTGACCGCACCGGACCTGTCCACGGTGATGTCACCGGGCACCCGGCGCCGCTAG
- a CDS encoding VOC family protein → MAIHRLNHAVLFIRDVAASVQFYTDVLGFTVAQTIPGQAAFLRAPESTNDHDLGLFQVGAQATGSAAGRGSVGLYHLAWEVQTLADLEVLRGELAEAGALTGMSDHGSTKSLYGKDPDGLEFEIVWLVPAHLLTDDIEFGTRPLDLVREMARYGRDTRGGLGISVPLGVTV, encoded by the coding sequence ATGGCCATTCATCGCCTCAATCATGCGGTCCTCTTCATCCGCGATGTCGCCGCGTCGGTGCAGTTCTACACCGACGTGCTCGGTTTCACCGTCGCCCAGACCATCCCCGGCCAGGCGGCCTTCCTGCGGGCGCCGGAGTCGACCAACGATCACGACCTGGGCCTGTTCCAGGTGGGAGCGCAGGCTACCGGGAGTGCCGCCGGGCGGGGGAGCGTCGGTCTGTACCACCTGGCCTGGGAGGTGCAGACGCTGGCCGACCTCGAGGTCCTTCGAGGCGAGCTGGCCGAGGCCGGCGCGCTGACCGGCATGTCGGATCACGGCTCGACCAAGTCCTTGTATGGAAAGGATCCCGACGGCCTGGAGTTCGAGATCGTCTGGCTGGTCCCGGCGCACCTGCTCACCGACGACATCGAGTTTGGAACGCGGCCGCTCGACCTGGTGCGGGAGATGGCGCGCTACGGCCGTGACACCCGCGGCGGTCTGGGCATCAGCGTGCCACTCGGCGTCACGGTCTGA
- a CDS encoding 4Fe-4S dicluster domain-containing protein, with product MTNSLFGPLDDVAGDAGYAEHPPRMGFFTDTSICIGCKACEVACKEWNGIPEDGISLSAMSYDNTEQLGANSWRHVAFVEKPVPVTDLGMPSLGPPTPTLPTTGGAPAGAEAAGVQWLMASDVCKHCTHAACLDVCPTGALFRTEFGTVVIQEDVCNGCGYCVPACPYGVIDQRKEDGRVFKCTMCYDRLGAGQEPACAKACPTDSIQFGELSELRERADRRVADLHAKGVDVARLYGQDPQDGVGGDGAFFLLLDEPEVYGLPPDPVVTTRDLGSIWAHVGAAALGLVAVGIGSFLGRRR from the coding sequence GTGACCAACAGCCTCTTCGGACCGCTGGACGACGTGGCCGGCGACGCCGGGTATGCCGAGCATCCACCGCGGATGGGCTTCTTCACCGACACCAGCATCTGCATCGGCTGCAAGGCCTGTGAGGTCGCCTGCAAGGAGTGGAACGGGATCCCCGAGGACGGCATCTCGCTGTCCGCGATGTCCTACGACAACACCGAGCAGCTCGGAGCGAACAGCTGGCGGCATGTGGCGTTCGTGGAGAAGCCGGTCCCGGTCACCGACCTGGGGATGCCGTCGCTGGGCCCGCCGACGCCGACGCTGCCCACCACCGGGGGCGCCCCGGCGGGTGCCGAGGCCGCAGGTGTGCAGTGGCTGATGGCCTCGGACGTCTGCAAGCACTGCACGCATGCCGCCTGCCTGGACGTCTGCCCGACCGGTGCGCTGTTCCGCACCGAGTTCGGGACGGTGGTGATCCAGGAGGACGTCTGCAACGGCTGCGGCTACTGCGTGCCGGCCTGCCCGTACGGGGTGATCGACCAGCGCAAGGAGGACGGCCGCGTCTTCAAGTGCACGATGTGCTACGACCGGCTGGGCGCGGGCCAGGAGCCGGCCTGCGCCAAGGCCTGTCCAACAGACTCGATCCAGTTCGGCGAGCTGTCCGAGCTGCGCGAACGCGCCGACCGGCGGGTGGCCGACCTGCACGCCAAGGGGGTGGACGTGGCCCGGCTGTACGGTCAGGACCCGCAGGACGGCGTCGGTGGGGACGGGGCGTTCTTCCTGCTGCTGGACGAGCCCGAGGTCTACGGTCTGCCGCCGGACCCGGTGGTGACCACCCGCGACCTGGGCTCGATCTGGGCGCATGTCGGTGCGGCCGCCCTCGGGCTGGTCGCGGTCGGGATCGGCTCCTTCCTCGGGCGGCGGCGATGA
- a CDS encoding DMT family transporter translates to MAWIILIISGVLEAVWATALSRSAGFTKVGPSVVFGVALVASMAGLAFVMRTLPVGTAYAVWTGIGVALTVVYAMAVGAESVSVLKIVFLTAIVGGVIGLKMLH, encoded by the coding sequence ATGGCCTGGATCATCTTGATCATCTCCGGTGTTCTCGAGGCGGTCTGGGCGACCGCTCTGAGCCGCTCGGCCGGCTTCACCAAGGTCGGGCCGTCCGTCGTGTTCGGTGTCGCCCTGGTCGCCAGCATGGCAGGGCTGGCGTTCGTCATGCGTACGTTGCCGGTCGGCACCGCCTATGCGGTCTGGACCGGGATCGGTGTGGCGCTCACGGTCGTTTATGCGATGGCTGTCGGCGCCGAGTCGGTGTCGGTGCTCAAGATCGTCTTCCTGACGGCGATCGTGGGCGGGGTGATCGGGCTGAAGATGCTGCATTGA
- the selD gene encoding selenide, water dikinase SelD: protein MSSTTVSHRLTQYAEGGGCACKVPPGELERVLAGLPGARAGGNLLVGIDQGDDATAVRIEGDRALLLTTDFFTPVVDDPYDWGRIAAANALSDIYAMGGEPVVAVNLLAWPRDRIPFDLAADVLRGGSDVCAAAGCFLAGGHSIDDREPKYGLAVTGLADPDRLLRNDAGVAGTPLTLTKPLGLGVLNNRHKATGERFDQAVEVMTALNRDASRLALRQGVRCGTDVTGFGLLGHLYKLARASGVSAVVDAAAVPYLDGARQSLAQGYVPGGSRRNLDWVRPQLSSEVDDDELLLLADAQTSGGLLVAGELPGHPVIGELVPRADQVLIVR, encoded by the coding sequence ATGTCGAGCACCACTGTCTCCCATCGGCTGACGCAGTACGCCGAAGGCGGTGGCTGCGCCTGCAAGGTTCCTCCGGGTGAGTTGGAACGGGTGCTCGCCGGCCTGCCGGGAGCGAGGGCCGGCGGTAACCTGCTGGTCGGGATCGACCAGGGCGATGACGCAACCGCGGTCCGGATCGAGGGGGACCGGGCGCTGCTGCTGACGACGGACTTCTTCACCCCGGTCGTAGACGACCCGTACGACTGGGGCCGGATTGCGGCGGCCAACGCGCTCTCCGACATCTACGCCATGGGTGGCGAGCCGGTGGTCGCGGTCAACCTGCTGGCCTGGCCCCGGGACCGGATCCCGTTCGACCTGGCAGCCGACGTGCTGCGCGGCGGCTCCGACGTGTGCGCAGCAGCGGGCTGCTTCCTCGCCGGCGGGCACAGCATCGACGACCGCGAACCCAAGTACGGACTGGCGGTGACCGGGTTGGCGGACCCCGACCGGCTGCTGCGCAACGACGCCGGGGTGGCCGGTACCCCGCTGACCCTGACCAAGCCGCTGGGCCTCGGCGTGCTGAACAACCGGCACAAGGCGACCGGTGAGCGGTTCGACCAGGCGGTGGAGGTGATGACGGCCCTCAACCGGGATGCCTCCCGGCTGGCGCTGCGCCAGGGTGTCCGCTGCGGCACCGACGTCACCGGGTTCGGGCTGCTCGGGCACCTGTACAAGCTGGCCCGCGCCAGCGGTGTCTCGGCCGTGGTGGACGCGGCCGCCGTTCCCTATCTGGACGGCGCCCGGCAGTCGCTGGCGCAGGGGTACGTGCCGGGCGGCAGCCGTCGCAACCTGGACTGGGTACGACCGCAGCTGAGCTCCGAGGTCGACGACGACGAGCTGCTGCTGCTGGCCGATGCACAGACCTCGGGCGGCCTGCTGGTGGCCGGCGAGCTGCCGGGTCACCCGGTGATCGGGGAGCTGGTGCCGCGCGCCGACCAGGTCCTCATCGTCCGCTGA
- a CDS encoding nitroreductase/quinone reductase family protein produces the protein MPTDALLKAINALHHAIIRLSGGRLGWTAGDMPVVELTTTGRHSGQPRTVLLTSPLQLGSALVVVASRGGSDQPPDWLLNLQADPHVSVRVGGGPTQPRRARVASPAERARLWQRVVAGHRVYAGYQQKTDREIALVLLEPPPAGSFGPFPEADPVR, from the coding sequence GTGCCGACCGACGCGTTGCTCAAGGCGATCAACGCACTCCACCACGCGATCATCAGGCTGTCCGGCGGACGGCTGGGCTGGACCGCGGGCGACATGCCGGTGGTGGAGCTCACCACCACCGGGCGACACAGTGGCCAGCCACGAACCGTGCTGCTCACCTCACCGCTGCAGCTCGGCTCGGCGCTGGTCGTGGTGGCCTCCCGTGGCGGCAGCGACCAGCCGCCGGACTGGCTGTTGAACCTGCAGGCCGACCCCCACGTCAGCGTCCGGGTCGGCGGCGGCCCAACCCAGCCGAGGCGGGCCCGGGTCGCCTCGCCGGCCGAGCGCGCCCGGCTGTGGCAGCGTGTGGTCGCCGGCCATCGGGTCTACGCCGGCTACCAGCAGAAGACCGACCGGGAGATCGCGCTGGTACTGCTGGAGCCTCCGCCGGCGGGCTCGTTCGGCCCTTTCCCCGAGGCGGACCCGGTGCGATGA
- a CDS encoding mycothione reductase produces MRHFDLCIIGSGSGNSIPDERFADLEIALVDKGTFGGTCLNVGCIPTKMFVYPADLAASVEPAERLGVELQLNKVRFAEIRDRIFGRIDPISAAGEQWRGANPNVTLYRAEAHFTGPKTLDTGTGETITADQFVLAAGSRVLIPDIPGLDSVTAHTSDTVMRLDELPGSMIIIGGGYIAAEFAHIFSAFGTRVTILNRSGALLRTEDADVSSRFTELISRRVDVQLDRTFERVERLPGDRVRVTSADRDGRSTSVEADVLLLATGRVPNGDTLNLAATGVEMDDEGYVVVDQHQRTTAEGIFALGDLSSNHQLKHVANHEMRVVQHNLLHPAAMIESDHRFVPHAVFSEPQVASVGLTEQEATAQGVRYVSVIQDYGSIAYGWAMEDTDHFAKLLADPDTGLLLGAHLIGPQASSLIQPLIQAMSFGLPAREMARGQYWIHPALAELVENALLALPLGDDQ; encoded by the coding sequence ATGCGTCATTTCGACCTCTGCATCATCGGAAGCGGTTCCGGCAACTCCATCCCGGACGAACGGTTCGCCGACCTGGAGATCGCGCTGGTCGACAAGGGCACCTTCGGCGGGACCTGCCTCAACGTCGGCTGCATCCCGACCAAGATGTTCGTCTATCCCGCCGACCTGGCCGCCAGTGTCGAGCCGGCCGAGCGGCTCGGGGTCGAGCTGCAGCTCAACAAGGTGCGGTTCGCTGAGATCCGTGACCGGATCTTCGGACGGATCGACCCCATCTCGGCGGCGGGTGAGCAGTGGCGCGGTGCGAACCCGAACGTGACGCTCTACCGCGCCGAGGCGCACTTCACCGGGCCGAAGACGCTGGACACCGGAACCGGCGAGACGATCACCGCCGACCAGTTCGTGCTGGCGGCGGGCAGCCGGGTGCTGATCCCCGACATCCCCGGCCTGGACAGCGTGACCGCGCACACCTCCGACACGGTGATGCGGCTGGACGAGCTGCCGGGGTCGATGATCATCATCGGTGGTGGCTACATCGCCGCGGAGTTCGCCCACATCTTCTCCGCCTTCGGCACCCGGGTGACGATCTTGAACCGCTCCGGTGCGTTGTTGCGGACCGAGGACGCCGACGTCTCCAGCCGTTTCACCGAGCTGATCTCGCGTCGCGTGGACGTACAGCTCGACCGGACCTTCGAGCGGGTCGAGCGACTGCCCGGCGATCGGGTGCGCGTGACGTCGGCGGACCGTGACGGCCGCTCGACCTCGGTGGAGGCCGACGTGCTGCTGTTGGCCACCGGTCGGGTGCCGAACGGCGACACCCTCAACCTCGCCGCCACCGGGGTGGAGATGGACGACGAGGGGTACGTGGTCGTCGATCAGCACCAACGCACCACGGCGGAGGGGATCTTCGCCCTGGGCGACCTGTCGTCGAACCATCAGCTCAAGCATGTGGCCAACCACGAGATGCGGGTGGTGCAGCACAACCTGCTGCATCCGGCGGCCATGATCGAGAGTGATCACCGGTTCGTCCCGCATGCCGTCTTCTCCGAGCCGCAGGTCGCCTCTGTCGGTCTCACCGAGCAGGAGGCGACCGCGCAGGGCGTCCGCTACGTCAGCGTGATCCAGGACTACGGCTCGATCGCGTACGGCTGGGCGATGGAGGACACCGACCACTTCGCCAAGCTGCTGGCCGACCCCGACACCGGTCTGCTGCTGGGCGCCCACCTGATCGGCCCACAGGCCTCCTCGCTGATCCAGCCGCTGATCCAGGCGATGAGCTTCGGGCTCCCGGCGCGGGAGATGGCTCGGGGGCAGTACTGGATCCACCCGGCCCTCGCGGAGCTGGTCGAGAACGCCCTGCTGGCCCTTCCCCTCGGGGATGATCAGTAG
- the nrfD gene encoding NrfD/PsrC family molybdoenzyme membrane anchor subunit has translation MRERAVVPDPEFSSYYGRPILKQPVWKQPDVPLYLFLGGVAGVSALLAEGAALTERPALLRVGRVSAAAGAGLGTVALVHDLGRPERFLNMMRVFKPTSPLSVGSWILAPFSGLAAAAAATELTGRFPRLGRLAGIGAAVLGPPLATYTAALIANTAVPAWHEGHRELPFLFGGSAAAAAGGLAMVATPVDQAGPARRLAVAGAAADLVSAELMQRRLGMQAEPYQQGRPGVLMRAARACTAGGAALALLGGRSRTVSVAGGLACLAGSVLTRFGVFQAGLASAADPKYTVVPQRERLRQRDAATGQ, from the coding sequence ATGAGAGAGCGTGCCGTCGTCCCCGATCCGGAGTTCTCCTCCTACTACGGGCGCCCCATCCTCAAGCAGCCGGTCTGGAAGCAGCCGGACGTGCCGCTGTACCTGTTCCTGGGCGGGGTGGCCGGCGTGTCCGCACTGTTGGCCGAGGGTGCCGCGCTGACGGAGCGCCCGGCGCTGCTGCGGGTCGGTCGGGTGTCGGCCGCCGCCGGTGCCGGTCTCGGCACGGTGGCGCTGGTGCATGACCTGGGCCGGCCGGAGCGGTTCCTGAACATGATGCGGGTGTTCAAGCCGACCTCGCCGCTGTCGGTCGGGTCCTGGATTCTCGCACCGTTCTCCGGCCTGGCGGCGGCTGCTGCCGCGACCGAGCTGACCGGGCGGTTCCCACGGCTCGGACGGCTCGCCGGCATCGGCGCCGCCGTGCTCGGCCCACCACTGGCGACCTACACCGCGGCGCTGATTGCCAACACCGCTGTGCCGGCCTGGCACGAGGGGCACCGCGAACTGCCGTTCCTGTTCGGCGGCAGTGCGGCGGCGGCAGCCGGCGGGTTGGCGATGGTGGCCACCCCTGTCGACCAGGCCGGACCGGCGCGTCGGCTGGCGGTTGCCGGGGCTGCCGCCGACCTCGTCTCGGCCGAGCTGATGCAGCGCCGCCTCGGCATGCAGGCGGAGCCCTACCAGCAGGGCCGGCCGGGGGTCTTGATGCGGGCTGCTCGAGCCTGCACGGCCGGCGGTGCGGCGCTGGCTCTGCTGGGTGGCCGGTCGCGGACCGTCTCGGTCGCCGGCGGGCTGGCCTGCCTGGCCGGTTCGGTGCTGACCCGGTTCGGCGTCTTCCAGGCGGGACTGGCCTCGGCGGCCGACCCCAAGTACACGGTCGTGCCGCAGCGCGAACGGCTGCGGCAACGAGACGCCGCCACCGGCCAGTAG